A region from the Variovorax paradoxus genome encodes:
- a CDS encoding peptidylprolyl isomerase, whose product MKHIRSILTLGCLAALAATAGAQGLRPGGGSGITDIMRAGPRLAPPAPRTAPSTAAPVQRAAEYIVALVNSEPITNTEVQSRVTRLIRENAEAERVPRAELTRLVLERLISERAQLQLAKENGIKVDDVAIDQAEQTVARQNQISVEELRRRVVAEGISQREFRNDLRDQLLLTRLRDREVESKVKISDAEADEYLRDQRNAPTKDAALQNINLAHLLVAVPENATDAQVATLQQRAQALAQRARSGEDFAKLVQENSDSPDRANGGAVGMRTADRYPALFVEATQSTPVNGIAGPIRSGAGFHVLKVLAKAQLGATDATVTQTQVRHILLLNDPKRTTAQAVAQLAEFKRRLQARTADFAGLARDNSQDASAKEGGDLGWSRPGQFVPEFEEAMDRLAPGQISDPVVSRFGVHLIQVVGRRESKLTQVEQREAARAVLREQRVEEAFSTWVQEVRARAYVEYREAPQS is encoded by the coding sequence ATGAAACACATCCGTTCCATCCTGACCCTGGGCTGCCTCGCGGCACTGGCCGCAACGGCGGGCGCGCAGGGCCTGCGTCCCGGCGGCGGCAGCGGCATCACCGACATCATGCGCGCCGGTCCCCGCCTTGCGCCGCCGGCTCCGCGCACCGCGCCTTCCACCGCCGCGCCGGTGCAGCGCGCGGCCGAGTACATCGTCGCGCTGGTCAATTCCGAGCCCATCACCAACACCGAAGTGCAGTCGCGCGTCACGCGCCTGATCCGGGAGAACGCCGAGGCCGAGCGCGTGCCGCGCGCCGAGCTCACGCGCCTCGTGCTCGAGCGCCTGATCTCGGAGCGCGCACAGCTGCAGCTGGCCAAGGAGAACGGCATCAAGGTGGACGACGTCGCCATCGACCAGGCCGAGCAGACCGTGGCGCGCCAGAACCAGATCAGCGTCGAAGAACTGCGCCGCCGTGTGGTGGCCGAGGGCATTTCGCAGCGCGAATTCCGCAACGACCTGCGCGACCAGCTGCTGCTCACGCGCCTGCGCGACCGCGAGGTCGAGTCGAAGGTCAAGATCAGCGACGCCGAAGCCGACGAATACCTGCGCGACCAGCGCAACGCCCCCACCAAGGATGCGGCGCTTCAGAACATCAACCTTGCGCACCTGCTGGTCGCCGTGCCCGAGAACGCCACCGACGCGCAGGTCGCCACCTTGCAGCAGCGGGCCCAGGCTCTTGCGCAGCGTGCCCGCTCCGGCGAAGACTTTGCCAAGCTGGTGCAGGAAAACTCCGATTCGCCGGACCGCGCCAATGGTGGCGCGGTCGGCATGCGCACCGCCGACCGCTACCCGGCACTGTTCGTCGAAGCCACCCAGTCGACGCCGGTCAACGGCATTGCCGGGCCCATCCGCTCGGGTGCGGGCTTCCATGTGCTCAAGGTCCTGGCCAAGGCCCAGCTCGGCGCCACCGATGCCACCGTGACCCAGACGCAGGTGCGCCACATCCTGCTGCTCAACGACCCGAAGCGCACCACCGCCCAGGCCGTGGCGCAGCTCGCCGAATTCAAGCGCCGGCTGCAGGCCAGAACGGCCGACTTTGCCGGCCTGGCGCGCGACAACTCGCAGGACGCCAGCGCCAAGGAAGGCGGCGATCTGGGCTGGTCGCGCCCGGGCCAGTTCGTGCCCGAGTTCGAGGAAGCCATGGACCGCCTGGCGCCGGGCCAGATCAGCGACCCCGTGGTGTCGCGCTTCGGCGTCCACCTGATCCAGGTGGTCGGCCGGCGCGAATCCAAGCTCACCCAGGTCGAGCAGCGCGAAGCCGCACGGGCCGTGCTGCGCGAGCAGCGGGTCGAGGAAGCCTTCAGCACCTGGGTGCAGGAAGTGCGCGCGCGCGCCTACGTCGAATACCGCGAGGCGCCCCAGTCCTGA
- a CDS encoding aminoglycoside phosphotransferase family protein yields MTAPPPPASAPTPSATAILWADPERAAAFQDWLSGISAAHGLLPDTVRLASADASFRRYFRLDATGSAGTRIVMDAPPDKENSEPFVQVARLMAEAGVTAPQVLEWDRVHGFLLLDDLGRETMLDVIDPARPDASRPLYDHAIDALIRWQLASRPGVLPPYDRALLERELALFPEWYIGRHRGVAVEGKLKERLERSFRLIVESNLASPSVFVHRDFMPRNLMVRNEAELGVLDFQDAVYGPITYDIASLMRDAFLSWDEEFVLDVTIRYWEAARKAKLPVDSDFGAFYRSVEWMGLQRHLKVAGIFARLTLRDGKPRYLADTPRFIAYIRSTASRYMELTPLLRVIDEIEGTSALTGFAYGRV; encoded by the coding sequence ATGACAGCACCCCCGCCCCCGGCCTCCGCGCCCACACCCTCCGCCACGGCCATTCTCTGGGCAGATCCGGAGCGCGCCGCGGCGTTCCAGGACTGGCTGTCCGGCATCTCCGCCGCGCACGGCCTGCTGCCCGACACGGTGCGCCTTGCGTCCGCCGATGCGAGCTTTCGCCGCTACTTTCGGCTCGATGCCACCGGGAGCGCCGGCACCCGCATCGTGATGGACGCGCCGCCGGACAAGGAGAACAGCGAACCCTTCGTGCAGGTCGCCCGCCTGATGGCCGAAGCCGGCGTGACCGCGCCGCAGGTGCTCGAATGGGACCGGGTCCATGGTTTCCTGCTGCTCGACGACCTGGGCCGCGAGACCATGCTCGACGTGATCGATCCGGCCCGGCCCGACGCCAGCCGCCCGCTCTACGACCATGCGATCGATGCGCTGATCCGCTGGCAGCTCGCGTCCAGGCCGGGCGTGCTGCCGCCCTACGACCGCGCATTGCTCGAGCGCGAACTGGCGCTTTTCCCCGAGTGGTACATCGGGCGCCACCGCGGCGTCGCCGTCGAGGGCAAGCTCAAGGAGCGGCTCGAACGCAGCTTCAGGCTCATCGTCGAGAGCAACCTGGCCTCGCCGAGCGTGTTCGTGCACCGCGATTTCATGCCGCGCAACCTGATGGTCCGCAATGAAGCCGAGCTCGGCGTGCTCGACTTCCAGGATGCGGTCTACGGGCCGATCACCTACGACATCGCCAGCCTGATGCGCGACGCCTTCCTGAGCTGGGATGAGGAATTCGTGCTCGACGTCACGATCCGTTACTGGGAAGCAGCCCGCAAGGCCAAGCTGCCGGTCGATTCGGATTTCGGCGCCTTCTACCGTTCGGTCGAATGGATGGGGCTGCAACGCCACCTCAAGGTGGCCGGCATCTTTGCCCGCCTCACGCTGCGCGACGGCAAGCCCCGCTACCTGGCGGACACGCCGCGCTTCATCGCCTACATCCGCTCCACGGCCAGCCGCTACATGGAGCTGACCCCGCTGCTGCGGGTGATCGACGAGATCGAAGGCACTTCGGCACTGACCGGCTTCGCCTACGGCAGGGTCTAG
- a CDS encoding LPS-assembly protein LptD, with protein sequence MSRRVALRRSGPPLPLALLSLALLHAHGASAQPAGGLDGPLTLKRTPQLTETLPPAERSQLPSLITGDRLSGRQDLETVVEGHATLRRGEVAITADRLEYYQPDDRARARGNVRVNQAGNVYEGPELELKLETFEGFFNNVRYSFLANGAHGEAQRIDFVDSNVSVARSATYTTCRREDYPGWMPAWLLTAATMTTDTEENVGVATDARLSFMGISTPPIPSVSFPLSNERKSGLLPPTIGVDNTNGIEISQPYYWNIAPNRDATFTPTLMSKRGLNLGSEFRYLEKDYSGSIRMDLMGSDRLVGQRYNETRAAQLQQLANGEIQASALGFGAPPSTKRWGIWANHHQDFNAKALGLDSLAATININRVSDNDYWRDFTRTPTLAQRQLSNDASLNWSKGDWNGGIRALRYQTLQYSLSPIVPSYDRMPQITANYNKYDWHGFDVSLNLDYTRFRVNTILAGQPGFDINQQSQPDGDRALAIASISRPFITPSSFVIPKLQLNTASYNYYLPQSDVPRLTVNGIQYVNGVPYNPNSLYFFPTSSNRTVPTFSLDSGLIFERDANYFGRAFRQTLEPRAYYVYTPFRNQSMLPNYDSAANDFSFATIYTENAFSGNDRISDTNTLTLGVTSRLIDPATGVEAARFGIAQRLRFSDQRVTLPGGTPVTDRASDLLLGAQINWTPKWSLDTVVQYNPDTRRSERSAISARYNPEPYHNLSAAFRYQAPTTPTATDGNKSFDVGWQWPINDLWGDKGKDLGPGKGQGGGRWYAVGRLNYSLQDKKLTDGVLGFEYDGCCWIGRVVLQRITTGTLTANTRIMFQLEFVGFSSIGSSPMQTLRSNIQRYQPLRQPTEGPSRFTNYD encoded by the coding sequence ATGAGCCGGCGCGTTGCCTTGCGGCGTTCCGGCCCGCCCCTGCCATTGGCCTTGTTGTCGCTGGCGCTGCTGCATGCGCACGGCGCCTCCGCCCAGCCGGCAGGCGGCCTCGACGGCCCGCTCACGCTCAAGCGCACGCCGCAGCTGACCGAAACGCTGCCGCCCGCCGAACGCAGCCAACTGCCCAGCCTGATCACCGGCGACCGCCTGTCGGGCCGCCAGGACCTCGAAACCGTGGTCGAAGGCCATGCCACGCTGCGGCGCGGCGAAGTCGCCATCACCGCCGACCGGCTCGAGTACTACCAGCCCGACGACCGCGCCCGGGCGCGCGGCAACGTGCGCGTCAACCAGGCCGGCAACGTGTACGAAGGCCCCGAGCTCGAACTCAAGCTCGAGACCTTCGAGGGTTTCTTCAACAATGTGCGCTACTCCTTTCTTGCCAACGGCGCGCACGGCGAGGCGCAGCGCATCGATTTTGTCGACAGCAATGTGTCGGTGGCCCGCAGCGCCACCTACACCACCTGCCGGCGCGAAGACTATCCGGGCTGGATGCCGGCTTGGCTGCTGACCGCAGCCACCATGACCACCGACACCGAGGAAAACGTCGGCGTGGCCACCGATGCGCGGCTGAGCTTCATGGGCATCAGCACGCCGCCGATCCCGAGCGTGAGCTTTCCGCTGTCGAACGAGCGCAAGAGCGGCCTGCTGCCGCCGACGATCGGCGTCGACAACACCAACGGCATCGAGATCTCGCAGCCGTACTACTGGAACATCGCGCCCAACCGCGACGCCACGTTCACGCCCACGTTGATGAGCAAGCGCGGCCTCAACCTGGGTTCGGAATTCCGCTACCTCGAGAAGGACTACAGCGGCAGCATCCGCATGGACCTGATGGGCAGCGACCGCCTGGTGGGCCAGCGCTACAACGAAACGCGCGCCGCACAGCTGCAGCAGCTCGCCAACGGGGAAATCCAGGCCTCGGCCCTGGGCTTCGGGGCGCCGCCCAGCACCAAGCGCTGGGGCATCTGGGCCAACCACCACCAGGATTTCAATGCCAAGGCGCTGGGGCTCGATTCGCTCGCGGCCACCATCAACATCAACCGGGTCAGCGACAACGACTACTGGCGCGACTTCACGCGCACGCCCACGCTGGCACAGCGCCAGCTGTCGAACGACGCGTCGCTCAACTGGAGCAAGGGCGACTGGAACGGCGGGATCCGTGCGCTGCGCTACCAGACACTGCAATACAGCCTGTCGCCGATCGTGCCGTCCTATGACCGCATGCCGCAGATCACGGCCAACTACAACAAGTACGACTGGCACGGCTTCGACGTTTCGCTGAACCTCGACTACACGCGCTTTCGCGTCAACACCATCCTGGCCGGCCAGCCCGGCTTCGACATCAACCAGCAGTCGCAGCCCGACGGCGACCGCGCGCTGGCCATTGCCAGCATCAGCCGGCCGTTCATCACGCCGAGTTCCTTCGTCATCCCGAAGCTGCAGCTGAACACGGCTTCGTACAACTACTACCTGCCGCAGTCGGATGTTCCCAGGCTCACCGTGAACGGGATCCAGTACGTCAACGGCGTGCCCTACAACCCGAACTCGCTGTACTTCTTCCCGACCTCCAGCAACCGGACGGTGCCGACCTTCAGCCTCGACAGCGGCCTGATCTTCGAGCGCGACGCCAACTACTTCGGCCGCGCCTTCCGCCAGACGCTGGAGCCGCGTGCCTACTACGTCTATACGCCGTTCCGCAACCAGAGCATGCTGCCGAACTACGATTCGGCGGCCAACGACTTCAGCTTTGCAACCATCTATACCGAGAACGCCTTCTCGGGCAACGACCGCATTTCCGACACCAACACGCTCACGCTCGGCGTCACCTCGCGCCTGATCGACCCCGCGACCGGCGTCGAGGCGGCGCGCTTCGGCATTGCGCAGCGGCTGCGCTTCAGCGACCAGAGGGTCACGCTGCCGGGCGGCACGCCGGTGACCGACCGTGCGAGCGACCTGTTGCTGGGCGCGCAGATCAACTGGACGCCCAAGTGGAGCCTGGACACGGTCGTGCAGTACAACCCCGACACGCGCAGGTCGGAACGCTCGGCCATCAGCGCGCGCTACAACCCCGAGCCTTACCACAACCTGAGCGCGGCCTTCCGCTACCAGGCACCCACGACGCCCACCGCCACCGACGGCAACAAGTCCTTCGACGTGGGCTGGCAATGGCCGATCAACGACCTCTGGGGCGACAAGGGCAAGGACCTCGGCCCGGGCAAGGGCCAGGGCGGCGGCCGGTGGTATGCGGTCGGGCGGCTCAACTACAGCCTGCAGGACAAGAAACTCACCGACGGCGTGCTCGGCTTCGAATACGACGGCTGCTGCTGGATCGGGCGCGTGGTGCTGCAGCGCATCACGACCGGCACGCTCACCGCCAACACGCGCATCATGTTCCAGCTCGAATTCGTCGGGTTCTCGAGCATCGGGTCGAGCCCCATGCAGACCTTGCGGTCAAACATCCAGCGCTACCAGCCCCTTCGCCAGCCCACCGAAGGGCCGAGCCGCTTCACCAATTACGACTGA
- the rsmA gene encoding 16S rRNA (adenine(1518)-N(6)/adenine(1519)-N(6))-dimethyltransferase RsmA — MAHIARKRFGQHFLSDGGIIDAIVQEIAPQAGDAMVEIGPGLAALTQPLVERLGRLTVIELDRDLARRLREHPQLDVIESDVLKVDFAELAARFAAPLRVVGNLPYNISTPILFRLLGFAHLIADQHFMLQKEVIDRMVARPATSDYSRLSVMLQWRYKMENVLFVPPESFDPPPRVDSAVVRMVPLAEPPAVDAARLGEIVQVAFSQRRKIMRHTLGKWLDAHGFAGEFDAQRRAEEVPVAEYVALAQAVPPEPQ; from the coding sequence ATGGCACACATCGCCAGGAAGCGGTTCGGGCAGCACTTCCTGTCCGACGGGGGCATCATCGATGCCATCGTGCAGGAGATCGCACCGCAGGCTGGCGATGCCATGGTCGAGATCGGCCCGGGGCTGGCGGCGCTCACCCAGCCGCTGGTCGAGCGGCTCGGGCGCCTGACGGTCATCGAGCTCGACCGCGACCTGGCCAGGCGGCTGCGCGAGCATCCGCAGCTCGACGTGATCGAGTCCGATGTGCTCAAGGTCGATTTCGCCGAGTTGGCCGCCAGGTTTGCGGCGCCGCTGCGGGTGGTCGGCAACCTGCCCTACAACATCTCGACGCCCATCCTGTTCCGCCTGCTGGGCTTCGCGCACCTGATCGCCGACCAGCACTTCATGCTGCAGAAGGAAGTGATCGACCGCATGGTCGCGCGGCCCGCCACCTCCGACTACAGCCGCCTGAGCGTGATGCTGCAGTGGCGCTACAAGATGGAAAACGTGCTGTTCGTGCCGCCCGAGAGCTTCGATCCGCCGCCGCGCGTCGACAGCGCGGTGGTGCGGATGGTGCCGCTGGCCGAGCCGCCGGCCGTCGATGCCGCCCGCCTGGGCGAAATCGTGCAGGTCGCCTTCAGCCAGCGCCGCAAGATCATGCGCCACACCCTGGGCAAATGGCTCGACGCGCACGGCTTCGCGGGCGAATTCGACGCCCAGCGCCGCGCCGAGGAAGTGCCCGTGGCCGAATACGTCGCCCTGGCCCAGGCCGTTCCGCCCGAGCCCCAATAG
- a CDS encoding barstar family protein has protein sequence MTMERPAEMTLSLRAVRPNIVQSIRAFRVNDLQEAANAAGQHFLYANLGNAQTKQDVLDLIAQQFTFPAHFGKNFDALYDCMTDPLHKSGPQPGFVIVLEQIPANAKFDKEAREQLLDIFRDASDYWGDRKVPFRCFYSFL, from the coding sequence ATGACTATGGAAAGACCAGCGGAGATGACTCTATCCCTTCGTGCCGTACGCCCGAACATCGTGCAATCGATTCGTGCGTTCCGCGTGAACGATCTGCAGGAAGCCGCGAACGCCGCGGGCCAGCATTTCCTGTACGCCAATCTGGGGAATGCCCAGACCAAGCAGGACGTTCTGGACCTGATTGCACAGCAGTTCACCTTTCCGGCGCATTTCGGCAAGAATTTCGACGCGCTGTACGACTGCATGACCGACCCGTTGCATAAATCGGGCCCGCAGCCCGGCTTCGTGATCGTGCTCGAACAGATCCCGGCCAACGCCAAGTTCGACAAGGAAGCGCGCGAGCAGCTGCTCGACATCTTCCGCGACGCCTCCGACTACTGGGGCGACCGAAAAGTCCCGTTCCGCTGCTTCTATTCTTTTCTGTAG
- a CDS encoding ribonuclease domain-containing protein, whose protein sequence is MAAYASITSSVTKFALTGLMLAALATGAEAREWFSTGKPAQESIALSELPVQGQRTYEAILSGGPFRYEKDGTVFGNRERLLPPARRGHYREYTVATPGSRDRGARRIVCGGEQRTTPEACWYTADHYASFRRIAP, encoded by the coding sequence ATGGCGGCTTACGCCTCGATCACGTCCTCTGTCACTAAGTTTGCGCTCACCGGCTTGATGCTGGCGGCGTTGGCGACGGGGGCCGAGGCCCGCGAATGGTTCAGCACCGGAAAGCCCGCCCAGGAATCGATCGCACTGTCCGAACTGCCGGTTCAGGGCCAGCGAACCTACGAAGCCATTCTGAGTGGCGGCCCCTTCCGATACGAAAAGGACGGCACGGTATTTGGCAACCGCGAGCGTCTTTTGCCGCCCGCGCGGCGCGGTCACTACCGCGAGTACACGGTGGCAACGCCCGGCTCGCGCGACCGCGGCGCACGGCGCATTGTCTGCGGCGGTGAACAGCGAACAACACCCGAGGCCTGCTGGTACACGGCAGACCACTACGCGAGTTTCAGACGGATTGCACCATGA
- a CDS encoding 16S rRNA (uracil(1498)-N(3))-methyltransferase gives MPRFHCSVPLAAGVTLALPPGAARHVQVLRMQPGDALTLFDGSGGEYAATVERMGRSDVSVAIGAHAPAEREAVRAVHLAVGMPANERMDWLVEKATELGVASIQPLATAHGVLRLSGERAEKKRAHWEAIAIAACEQCGRNRVPRIHPVRSFSSPSAWIDAGAGAAALRLVLSLAEGTRRLADAIAPAPSERSVLVLSGPEGGLSSAEEQEALACGFAPVTLGLRVLRAETAALAALVLLAGP, from the coding sequence ATGCCGCGCTTCCATTGTTCGGTGCCGCTGGCCGCCGGCGTCACGCTGGCGCTGCCACCGGGCGCAGCGCGCCACGTCCAGGTGCTGCGCATGCAGCCCGGCGACGCACTCACGCTGTTCGACGGTTCGGGCGGCGAATATGCCGCCACGGTCGAGCGCATGGGGCGCAGCGATGTGTCGGTCGCGATCGGCGCCCATGCGCCGGCAGAGCGCGAGGCGGTGCGCGCGGTGCATCTGGCCGTCGGCATGCCGGCCAACGAGCGCATGGACTGGCTGGTCGAAAAAGCCACCGAATTGGGCGTCGCGAGCATTCAGCCGCTGGCCACGGCCCACGGCGTGCTGCGCCTTTCGGGCGAGCGCGCCGAGAAGAAGAGGGCGCACTGGGAAGCGATTGCCATTGCCGCCTGCGAGCAATGCGGCCGCAACCGCGTGCCGCGGATCCATCCGGTGCGATCGTTCTCGAGCCCCTCGGCGTGGATCGATGCGGGTGCAGGCGCCGCCGCGCTGCGCCTTGTGCTGAGCCTCGCCGAAGGCACGCGGCGCCTTGCCGATGCCATCGCCCCGGCGCCGTCCGAACGCAGCGTGCTGGTGCTGAGCGGCCCCGAGGGCGGCTTGAGCAGCGCCGAAGAACAGGAAGCGCTGGCGTGCGGCTTTGCGCCGGTCACGCTCGGGCTGCGCGTGCTGCGCGCCGAAACGGCGGCGCTTGCCGCACTGGTACTGCTCGCCGGCCCTTGA